The stretch of DNA CAAGGGATATCAATAGATATCTATATGGTACTAAAGGCTCTTAAATTGTCATTCGATGAGTTGAACACGACCATAGTGGGATATGAAGATACTCCTCAACTGATCCTATGAATGTGTATCACATACTAATATCTTTGTGATAGAATTCTCATAATAGTTATCATAAACTCTAATGATTATTCCTGCGTATCATTCCGAAATCGAACATGGCATGTAAGACTTCGTTGAATGATTAATTATGATTTCATCACATCATTAACTTTATCTATTAAGATAAGATTACTTATATTGATTGTATACTGACATGTTACGTGAAAGCAATATTATACTTTTGCTCACAAAATAGTCTATCCTCGTATATTACAATACATTGGAGGAACAAACATCCTTGCAAACTTAATCTTACGGGTTTGCGATCCAGCAATAGCCATATATGCCGTATCATTTTCTCCTTATGTTTGCCACTGGATTTTTGAAAGAGTTTTAGTGGCAAATACACATATTTTTCCCGCAAGATTTTTGAAGGAATTAATCATTTCATTAATCTCAAGTTCGGATTCGATTAAGGGAACTGTCAGAGATATTTTGGATGGTCTCATCCGAACCACAGGCGGGGAAAAGTCCCGCCCATGCTCGGCCGCCTGACCCGCGTCGTGCGCAGTCAGGGGCGAGTGCCCCTGCTCCTCCGCTCCCACGTTTATCATGGAAAGCTACAAATATGTACCCAGATTGATAAATAAAGATTGCTCCATTCACTTTTTCCTATCTCTTAATTCTATGGTGTTCATTTATATTACACCGAGTCACAACAGAAACCACGGGTACAAGGAAGGAGAGCGTTGGGCAGCGGCTGCGGCGGTGGTGATAGGTTTTGGGCAGGGCGGTCAGAGAGGAGATGGTAGGCCTGATTTGGCCCAGTTCGGGACAATACGTTCCGCGAGGCCGAATGGTCTTACGCGCCTCCAGCCCGCGTTGCCTGGCCCGGTTTGCTTGCGCCGCGCTTCGGCCCGCCCAAGGCCCCAAGCCCAACTCGAGAACATCAGCCGTCCATCGCGCTATTCGACCAGAACACCCCCGGCCCCACCCCACCACACACACTGACATACACCCCAACAGGCCAACATCGATCCCGGTCCCGGCACCTCGGCGGCGCCACGTCCGTCGCCGTGATTTCTCCGGTCCCCACCTCTGGACTGCCGGCGCCACCCACGCCGGCTGGGTCGCCGCTGCGCAGCGTCCGTCTGGAGTCGCCAACTGCCCGCGCCGACCCAGCTGATTCCGTCTACTCGCAGTCCACCCACGCATTAGGCGCGCCAATTCCCCCGTCCAGCCGTTCGGGCTTtactcggcggcggcggcgccaggtACCGCGTACGGCGAAGGAAGGGGACAGGAGCCCGAAACCAACTTGGGCGACAGGGTGGCGGGGGAGATCGGAGACAGCCCAGCTGGAGCGCCAAACCCCAGGCAAGGTGAGGTCCGGTCGTCTTCCGCCCTTCAGCTTGCTAGTCACCTGGCATCCCGTCGCGTCTCGGTATGCTCTGCCGCGCCTCGCGACTCACAAACTGCGCATCGCCACAAGTTTTCCCCCGTTTTGCTGCCCAAAGTTTGGGGCATAATTACACTCCCATCCCATTTTGTGTTTAAGTGTACCTGGTGAATGCCATTAGTTCCCGCTGGCTTATTCCTGGTGAATAAACTAGCTTGCCGTTTGGCGATTTCTATATTTAGAAGGATCATAAATCAGGAGTGCTGGGATAAATTTTGTTTGTATTACAAGTTGTTGTTTTCTTGTGGTATTATTTCCATGGGGAGATCAAAATGCATGGGACGGGCTAATGGCAGAGCATATGGTCGAGCCTGAAAATATTGCCAACTGAAGTAGACAATATGCTCTTTTGCTGCATGCCAACTGAAGTTCCCCTTGATATCCTATTTTACTTGTCTGGCAAATCTTCCATTCGATGCGTGTGGAGTACTACTTCTCTGTAGAAATGGCCTGTACAAAGTAATCAGCTCTGCATGACACTACTGAGTACTGACAAAATTTGAAATAGGCTATAGAATCTTAGACTTTGAAAGCGATGTCATGCCTAAAGAGGCCATGACATGGACCGTTGCTGGTGCTATAGATAATACCTTGTAGCTATATTAGCTCATTTCATGCCATGTCCGAGATACTTTTCTACTCTTCCTCACTTTATGATGTACGTTCATGTGTAGACATAAATTTCATATATAAAACCTGTTCTGGAATTGCTCTCGCTAATTAAACTAGGGTATGCATAAGAGATCCACGCCTATGGATTTTAATCTGTATCAATAGTTTCTATGTTTGATAGTTAATCCATCATAGTGGATGCATGAGATGGTTAATCCATCATAGTGGATGCATGATTTTTGGCTAAACATTTTGCATCATGATTTTTTGTATTCAATCAATAAGCTTTGGCTAACTAACATAGACTGAGTTTTAGAAAGGGTTATACATTAGTTTAGCACCTAAAAAGCCTGCTGTGTTGAATAGCTTCCGTGATATTAGAAGCGTTCAAGTATAAATCCTCACCTAAAGATGTAATGTTCAACTCTTGTTGGGTTCTAAGCTTTAGATACTTCTTTTCTTTCCCAAATAGATATTATTTCTTCCCATAATAGAGTGTCTACAGatatataaaagaaaaaaattgtTTCCTCATGTCTTGTCAGGCTTAGGCTAGGTGTATCAAGCATCTAGCTCAAAGTGAGGCTTGAGCTTGTCCTGACATTGGGCCTGACCCAACCTGACATTGAGCTAATAAAGAAGTTGTCAGGCTGGTTGGGCCGCTCATGGACTCCTGTACACTCTACCACTACTCCATTAGCTTTCTTGGAACTTGCTATGATGACATATATATTACAACTTAATTGGGCATAACTTGAACTGATGAAAGAGTCCAGCAGTAACTCCATAAGGTCTCAGTCATGTAATTGTCATAGATATAAACATAATGAAAGAAAGAAAGCCTATTATGATTCATGTGTTAGACTTACATATTTATGAGTTGTTTGTCACATGAATTGCCGATGCAGGTTCTTGCAATAGAAGTGTGCCCAATGGATCGTGGAGGTTCCCAAAAGAAAAGACATAAAGCTGTTGCAAATGTTGATATCATCAGCAATCTACCAGATGTTATCAAGGACAAAATTCTTTGTTGTTTGCCTATAAAAGAAGTTCTAGGAACATGTCTCTTGTCAAGGAAGTGGAGATACACATGGGCTTCAATGACGGAATTGACTTTCAGGGAAGATGATTTTGATTTAGGTAGTAGTATTGAAGAGGGTGAAACTAAAAAATTTGTCAATTTCATCAACATGGTTCTCTCCCTTCATAATGGCCCAATTCTGAAGTTCGAACTGAATGCCCGACGGGTTCATTTGCTATCCGCTGGAGGGCACATCCACAGGTGGATGCTTATGCTTTCAAGAAATGGAGTTAAGGAAATTCAAATTAGGACAAAGATCTGGAGGAATCACAAAAtcccttcttctttcttctcctGTGAGGAACTGGAATATGCTTGCCTGCAAGGTTGTATTTTTCAGTTGCCACCTCTGTTTACAGGTTTTAAGCGAATACATACCCTTCATTTTATTGATTTCTGTGCAACGGAAAACAATATAGGGGAATTAGTAGCAAGCTCCCCAAACTTGGAGAAACTGATTCTCTCTAGGTTGCTCAGCTTTGCCGATATCAGTATCCACTCAACAAAGCTCAAGATACTAAGAGTTGACGGCATGTTTAAACACCTCAGTCTGGTTACGCCACATGTCTCTTCAGCAGTGATTAATCTGCAAGTTAACACTGGTTATGTTCCGAGGGCTGGGTGCAACTTTAATCTTTCTCAATTCATCGGGTCTCTTTTAGATATTGAAAATATTTCATTGCTCGGGCATGCTTTCGAGGTAAGAATTGAGAAACTGCCACAGCCCGTCTGTAGATGTTTATTATTTCACCATTCAGTCGTGTGTTAGGTGACACCTAGCTACTTTACAGTGCGCAGCTCATGGAATCTTGCCTGGTAAACTACCAAGATTGTTAAATCGGTTGACTGAGATAACCCTGGAGATTGACCTTGGTAATATGAAGGAAGCAAACGCTGCTCACTGTTTGTTTCAAGTTGCTCCCAACTTGCGACGCGTTGAGCTACAGGTACAGCTGATGAAAATCCCTCGCCTTGCTATGTCTCATATCTCCATTTCTCTTCTTGACAGTTTGTACTTTGCAGCTTATTTACAGGGGCTATGCCGCACCCACCTCGAATTTCTGGGACTCCATTGATCACCAGGCCGGTCTCTTCAATAACCTGGATA from Panicum hallii strain FIL2 chromosome 3, PHallii_v3.1, whole genome shotgun sequence encodes:
- the LOC112886560 gene encoding F-box/FBD/LRR-repeat protein At1g13570-like, with amino-acid sequence MDRGGSQKKRHKAVANVDIISNLPDVIKDKILCCLPIKEVLGTCLLSRKWRYTWASMTELTFREDDFDLGSSIEEGETKKFVNFINMVLSLHNGPILKFELNARRVHLLSAGGHIHRWMLMLSRNGVKEIQIRTKIWRNHKIPSSFFSCEELEYACLQGCIFQLPPLFTGFKRIHTLHFIDFCATENNIGELVASSPNLEKLILSRLLSFADISIHSTKLKILRVDGMFKHLSLVTPHVSSAVINLQVNTGYVPRAGCNFNLSQFIGSLLDIENISLLGHAFECAAHGILPGKLPRLLNRLTEITLEIDLGNMKEANAAHCLFQVAPNLRRVELQLIYRGYAAPTSNFWDSIDHQAGLFNNLDTVVLSNFAGSCAESGFLKLLLEDAPVLRIAQIKDNNKLDKESLKRLLKMRRASKDAEVILL